A genomic stretch from Mycobacterium cookii includes:
- a CDS encoding class I adenylate-forming enzyme family protein has product MRESPTVGEILRDQAIRRGEHPLLVCDDDRVSYAEADRRSTLLARQLVGLGAGKGSHVGLLYPNGVAFVVGTLAAARIGAVVVPFSTFCTARELREQLFDSDTVILLAATSYRSHDYRQRLADALPGSRVGSGDRFFDAAAPQLRHVLFENQPAGAVSEALLVAMQDDVDGSDPLAIIYTSGTTSTPKGVVHTHAALLNHQRNLNKVRKLTAAETLFCNSPFFWIGGFAFALLATLIAGSTLVCSNAEDPGRTLDLLEAEKPTLTNGFAAGIARLAQHPSFPSRDLSSMRRGNLYPVMAPEARPADPELRHNMLGLTEAGSVVLISADESDQPEHRRGSFGKPAPGLAAKIIDPDTRKPVEDGARGELCIRGPCLMQRYYKRSREDSFDPDGWFHTGDLAAIDSDGFVYYLGRRGSMIKTAGANVSPSEVEQAIAKVTDGVVAHVVGIADPDRGEMVAAVIAMDDVADFDEATLRRRLTAELSAYKIPKRFAVVPNADIPLLASGKVNRQKLATFFDA; this is encoded by the coding sequence ATGCGTGAATCGCCGACCGTCGGTGAAATACTGCGCGACCAGGCGATCCGACGAGGCGAGCATCCGCTGCTGGTCTGCGACGACGACCGCGTCAGCTACGCCGAAGCCGACCGTCGCTCAACGTTGTTGGCGCGTCAGTTGGTCGGTCTGGGCGCGGGCAAAGGCAGCCACGTCGGACTGCTGTACCCCAACGGTGTCGCGTTTGTCGTCGGCACGCTCGCCGCAGCGCGGATCGGAGCCGTGGTCGTCCCGTTCTCCACGTTCTGCACCGCGCGGGAATTGCGTGAGCAGCTGTTCGACAGCGACACCGTGATCCTTCTGGCCGCGACGTCGTACCGATCCCACGACTATCGTCAACGGCTGGCCGATGCGTTGCCGGGTTCACGCGTCGGCTCCGGCGATCGGTTTTTCGATGCTGCCGCACCGCAATTGCGTCATGTCCTGTTCGAAAACCAGCCCGCCGGGGCGGTCAGCGAGGCGCTGCTGGTGGCGATGCAGGACGATGTCGACGGCTCCGACCCGCTGGCGATCATCTACACCTCCGGCACAACGAGTACCCCCAAGGGAGTGGTGCACACCCACGCTGCGCTGCTCAATCACCAGCGAAACCTGAACAAGGTCCGCAAGCTTACCGCCGCCGAGACGCTGTTCTGCAACTCACCGTTCTTCTGGATCGGCGGCTTCGCGTTCGCGTTGCTCGCCACGTTGATCGCCGGGTCGACACTGGTGTGCTCAAACGCCGAGGACCCGGGCCGGACGCTCGATCTGCTGGAGGCCGAGAAGCCCACGCTGACCAACGGTTTCGCCGCCGGCATCGCGCGTTTGGCGCAGCACCCGAGTTTCCCCAGTCGCGACCTGTCGTCGATGCGCCGGGGCAACCTCTACCCCGTCATGGCTCCCGAAGCGCGGCCGGCGGACCCGGAGTTGCGACACAACATGCTCGGGCTGACCGAAGCCGGCAGCGTGGTACTGATCAGCGCCGATGAGAGCGACCAACCCGAGCATCGACGTGGATCATTCGGCAAACCGGCACCGGGGTTGGCAGCCAAGATCATCGACCCGGACACTAGGAAGCCGGTCGAGGACGGCGCACGCGGAGAGCTGTGCATCCGCGGCCCGTGCCTGATGCAGCGGTACTACAAGCGAAGCCGTGAAGACAGTTTCGACCCCGACGGCTGGTTTCATACCGGCGACCTGGCCGCCATCGACAGTGACGGGTTTGTCTACTACCTCGGCCGGCGCGGTTCGATGATCAAGACAGCCGGCGCCAACGTGTCTCCGAGCGAAGTCGAGCAGGCGATCGCAAAAGTCACCGACGGTGTCGTCGCGCATGTGGTCGGCATCGCCGACCCCGACCGCGGTGAGATGGTCGCGGCCGTCATCGCGATGGACGACGTGGCCGACTTCGACGAGGCCACGCTGCGTCGCCGGCTCACTGCCGAACTGTCGGCGTACAAGATCCCCAAGCGATTCGCGGTCGTACCGAACGCCGATATTCCGTTGCTGGCGAGCGGCAAAGTGAACCGGCAGAAGTTGGCGACGTTCTTCGATGCCTGA